A genomic stretch from Tenrec ecaudatus isolate mTenEca1 chromosome X, mTenEca1.hap1, whole genome shotgun sequence includes:
- the LOC142433208 gene encoding melanoma-associated antigen B2-like — MPCGQKSKLRSREKRRQAQDQGDAMGMKLAQTTAAEEGQPPSSAASASGNSHQASSSAPKVCEAAASTSKGAADASCATAAKGALSHHVGRRNAPQSTPSAEKSQRDPLTRRVSLLLQFLLLKYKMKEPITKADLMKITTKRYKDQFSEVLRRASEHMELVFGLELKAVDSKSQTYALVSQLEITQEEILNGDCGFPKTGIIVPLLGMIYLKDNRVTWEEMWEFLNELGIYDGPHHFIFGDTKKLLTEDLLQEKYLEYRRVPKSDPPCHEFLWGSRAHTKACKKKVMEYLEKIKFINIMAFQDLYEETWGEEQERAEAASSGMGVDNPIAKGNAKSHVKGRSSRSRHST; from the coding sequence ATGCCTTGTGGTCAGAAGAGCAAACTCCGCTCTCGGGAGAAACGCCGCCAAGCCCAGGATCAAGGTGACGCCATGGGCATGAAGTTGGCCCAGACCACTGCTGCAGAGGAGGGACAACCCCCCTCCtcagctgcttctgcttctgggaATTCGCACCAGGCTTCCTCCTCTGCTCCAAAGGTGTGTGAAGCAGCTGCCTCCACCTCCAAGGGTGCTGCAGATGCCTCATGTGCTACAGCTGCTAAAGGTGCCCTGAGTCACCATGTGGGCAGGCGAAATGCCCCTCAGTCCACACCTTCTGCTGAGAAGTCCCAAAGGGACCCCCTAACCAGAAGGGTGAGCCTCTTGTTGCAGTTCCTGCTGTTAAAGTATAAAATGAAAGAGCCCATTACTAAGGCAGACCTGATGAAAATCACCACTAAAAGGTACAAGGACCAATTCTCTGAGGTGCTGAGGAGAGCCTCTGAGCACATGGAGCTAGTCTTTGGccttgagctgaaggcagttgaCTCCAAAAGTCAAACCTATGCTCTGGTCAGTCAGTTAGAGATCACCCAGGAGGAGATTCTGAATGGCGATTGTGGCTTTCCCAAGACTGGGATCATCGTGCCTCTCCTGGGCATGATTTACCTCAAGGATAACAGGGTCACctgggaggagatgtgggaattcCTGAATGAGTTAGGGATCTACGATGGCCCACATCACTTCATCTTTGGGGACACTAAAAAGCTTCTCACTGAAGATTTGCTGCAGGAAAAGTACCTGGAGTACCGTCGGGTGCCTAAGTCTGATCCTCCATGCCACGAATTCCTGTGGGGCTCTAGAGCCCACACTAAGGCTTGCAAGAAGAAAGTGATGGAGTATTTGGAGAAGATCAAGTTTATCAACATCATGGCCTTCCAAGACCTGTATGAAGAAACCTGGGGAGAAGAGCAAGAACGAGCAGAAGCTGCATCCTCTGGGATGGGTGTCGACAATCCAATTGCCAAGGGAAATGCGAAGAGCCATGTCAAGGGGAGGTCCAGCAGATCCCGCCACTCCACTTGA